The proteins below are encoded in one region of Sminthopsis crassicaudata isolate SCR6 chromosome 1, ASM4859323v1, whole genome shotgun sequence:
- the ANGPTL8 gene encoding angiopoietin-like protein 8, which produces MPSLALPMPTLPKPSPELALQEEVNILLHGVLQFGQALKHIYKATEAQLDEAGRSLSLYEQTVLMMQQDLGSARARTQELQRSLGEIQAEEKTLELQAQGAGIALSQVLEGHQDLQQRVEKLQGALAAVAPRHPQKELEELKLYADKQSQIIWSLMGHVQRQQRELAQQQQQLSHIRARLQALALPS; this is translated from the exons ATGCCCAGCCTGGCCCTACCTATGCCCACGCTCCCCAAGCCAAGTCCGGAGCTGGCGCTGCAAGAGGAAGTCAACATCCTCCTCCACGGCGTCCTGCAGTTTGGCCAGGCCCTCAAGCACATTTACAAAGCCACAGAGGCCCAACTGGATGAGGCTGGCCGCAGTCTGAGCCTGTACGAGCAGACCGTGCTGATGATGCAGCAGGACCTGGGCAGTGCCCGGGCACGGACCCAGGAGCTGCAGAGGAGCCTTGGGGAGATCCAG GCAGAAGAGAAGACCTTGGAGCTGCAAGCTCAGGGGGCTGGGATTGCCCTCAGCCAAGTGCTGGAGGGTCATCAGGATCTTCAGCAAAGAGTGGAGAAGCTCCAAGGGGCCTTGGCTGCCGTGGCGCCCCGCCATCCCCAGAAGGAGCTTGAAGAACTCAAG CTCTACGCGGACAAACAGAGCCAGATCATCTGGTCCCTGATGGGTCACGTCCAGCGGCAGCAGCGAGAGCTggcccagcagcagcagcagctgtctCACATTCGGGCCAG GCTCCAAGCTTTAGCACTCCCATCCTGA